In Brassica napus cultivar Da-Ae chromosome C2, Da-Ae, whole genome shotgun sequence, the sequence AAGTGGATGTAAAATCCTTGTAAAAAAGTTGTAAATCCGTAGTAATACATTGCGTTGTAAAATACTTGTTAAACCTTTACCTACCAAACTGAAAAACACAACTAAAAAAAATGGTTGATGGATGCAATATCTACGAGATACGGAGTTGGACGATTAGTGACTTTCCTGCTTATGGGATATTGTCTGGGTGGACAACTCATGGGAGATTATCTTGTCCAATTTGTCGTGGATCGacagatgcttttcaactgaagaatggtagaaagagttgttggtttgattgtcatcgtcgatttcttcccatctcccatccgtaccgaagaaataagacattgtttagaTACAAAAAAGTTGTCAGAGatagtcctcctccatatctcaccggacAACAGATCCTAGCAGAAATTGATTATTATGGAGCTCTGGAAACGGTGCCGCGTGGAGGAAACCGGACAACAGTTGTCAGAGatagtcctcctccatatctcaacACCaattggtgttgtggatgtcaactctgggagaagatacaacaaattcgagcctttcatcctAGCTTCTCAGGCTGAACAAGTTAGCTTTCTTCCATACCCTCGCCTTCGAAGTTCTGGGATTAATTGGTTGGCtactatcaaaattacacctcgtggacgaattgttgctggagaagaaccaccattgcaagaagaagatgatattaATGAAGTTGAGGTTCCTGATCAACAACTTGATGAAAATCTTCTGATCGACCCAAATAACCATCAATATGAAGatcttcccgaagatgcgacagatgaagcacgtgaagacgagttcgattGTAGTGACGACGATGACTGTTCAGATGTTGATGAGAACTCAAAACGATTCAgaatgatgtaatatatgtaacaaatgttgtttttatcTTTACAAAATATTGTACCCAATGTTGTTTTTTATTGCTTAAGTGAGATACTTAATGTATGTGTACTATAAGTTGTCTTGTATAATATCTATTTCTTAaggtaaaaaattttattttgttgaagTTAAGGGTTTTAGTTGGATAAAGAGGATGAAAGTATTAATGAGTGATAATGGTAAAGATGAtaactttggggtttagggatttgattttcAGGGTTTCATACTTTCCTCGTAAATTCATTGTaaataaaaacacgggcctggtaacttcgtcgtaacataaaatattatttccatgtaaattcttcgtaacataaaatactatttcctagtaacttcgtcgtaaatgaaaaaacacgGGTCTGGTAACTttgtcgtaaatgaaaaaacacgggcctggtaacttcgtcgtaaaccaaaacacgggcctggtaacttcgtcgtaaacgaaaacacgggtctggtaacttcctcgtaacattacgacgaagttacgaggaaaccgtttttatatatatgggagAAGTCTTTCATACGAGCACTGCTCGTATCTTCCTCCCTAACTCCTCTCCCCCTCTAAggtaactttctctctctatcttttttttttttttatagtttaggtggttagtttaggtgattagtttagggaattagtttaggtgattagttaacggaattagtttagatgattagtttagaaaattattttaaacaattcgtttaggatatatattaatttaatttttttaaattttctagatggctcctagaccgAGACCAGCAGCTCCTGCACCTACGTATGCGGATTTGTTTGGCGATGGATCTTCCTCtagcggtccatcgtcttcttccGGGACAGTTCCGGACTCTCACACATCTCGAAGAGTTTCTTTGacccctcctcctcttccatctCAGATGCCTCCCCCACCAGCTCCACCTGTCGCCCCGGATCAGCCTGCCCCACCGGCTGCAGTTCATCCCGATTTGCGGGTGCCAGCTCATGCACCATTCGCAAGATACACCgtcgaggatttgcttgcccagcccggACGAGAGGGTTTACACGTTctggaccccgatagacccccgggtacttattggtaagtacataaaattattaatttaaaatttaaaatctttgatcaatttttttaacaaatttgttatatttgcaggtttggggctaacaaccgtgttagccggagcgtttcagaGACGATGAAGGGATATTATGACGGCCCTTATCCCAACTGGACCATGACTCCCGATCACGTCAAGacgacgtggtttaaatgttttgcggtaattatatttacatattattaatatttatattgttaattaaataattattattttttttctaatcttttaaaatgtttgttttttcagcAAAGGTGGAACTGGTCCgtaggaatcaccgagagggtgaagagcGAATTTATTGCAAAGGCGAAAACTCGTCTTTGCAATAccgtctccgattggaaggacaagtgggagatttaCGGCTATGAGGGGAAGCCGAGCGGGGTCACAAAGGAAgcatgggatggcctcatcacctattggaacgaacccaGCTCCATCCTCAAAGCCAACTCCTGCTCCGCTTCCCGAAG encodes:
- the LOC125581791 gene encoding proline-rich receptor-like protein kinase PERK10, translating into MAPRPRPAAPAPTYADLFGDGSSSSGPSSSSGTVPDSHTSRRVSLTPPPLPSQMPPPPAPPVAPDQPAPPAAVHPDLRVPAHAPFARYTVEDLLAQPGREGLHVLDPDRPPGTYWFGANNRVSRSVSETMKGYYDGPYPNWTMTPDHVKTTWFKCFAVIIFTYY